From Bacteroidota bacterium, one genomic window encodes:
- a CDS encoding glycosyl hydrolase has translation MKKYITIIMFRKILVFSVFSAIVLINDQCYSQSKISAQVRKNLVDKNASAQTVALYYNLKAIARNYTIFGQQDYASDGKGWKNLENRCDVKDVCGSYPAINCLDFLHFTNPVTSEKKDNSYLTRLMHQTYDRGGIISFCWHYYNPVTGGLFYDTTEVVKNILPGGSHHEVFKKSLKIIANFAHNAKGKNGELIPIIFRPWHEFDGNWFWWGKSHCTAQEFKELYRFTVIYLRDSLHVHNFLYAFSPDCKFHSEADYLKRYPGDDYVDILGMDNYWDFTPNGEGLKGVILKAGIITKYAQKKNKLAALTETGLANLPDTTWYTERLLKVLKDKNVRLAYVNVWRGEYVPYPGHPACKDFIKFRNDPVILFESDLPDMYLMNKKLNIKKN, from the coding sequence ATGAAAAAATATATAACAATTATTATGTTTAGAAAAATTCTGGTTTTTTCTGTTTTCAGTGCAATAGTATTAATAAATGACCAATGTTATTCACAATCAAAGATATCAGCGCAGGTCAGAAAAAATTTAGTTGATAAGAATGCAAGTGCTCAAACTGTTGCCTTGTATTATAATTTAAAAGCCATTGCCAGAAATTATACCATTTTTGGGCAACAGGATTATGCCTCCGATGGCAAGGGATGGAAAAACCTTGAAAACCGTTGCGATGTAAAAGATGTTTGTGGCTCTTATCCTGCCATTAATTGCTTGGATTTCCTGCACTTTACCAATCCTGTGACAAGTGAGAAAAAAGATAACAGTTATCTTACCCGTTTGATGCATCAAACTTATGATCGCGGAGGAATCATATCCTTTTGCTGGCATTATTATAATCCCGTTACCGGAGGTTTGTTTTATGATACCACCGAAGTGGTTAAAAACATTTTGCCTGGCGGTTCACACCACGAAGTCTTTAAGAAAAGTTTAAAAATCATTGCCAACTTTGCCCATAATGCCAAAGGAAAGAATGGAGAGCTGATACCAATCATTTTCAGGCCCTGGCATGAATTTGACGGGAACTGGTTCTGGTGGGGCAAAAGCCATTGTACTGCCCAGGAGTTTAAGGAATTATACCGTTTTACAGTGATTTATCTCAGGGACAGCCTTCACGTACACAATTTCTTATATGCTTTTTCCCCCGATTGTAAATTCCATTCCGAAGCCGATTATTTAAAAAGATATCCCGGAGATGATTATGTAGATATTTTGGGTATGGACAATTATTGGGATTTCACACCAAATGGGGAAGGATTGAAAGGTGTTATTCTTAAGGCAGGAATAATTACAAAATATGCCCAAAAGAAAAATAAACTGGCAGCCCTTACAGAGACCGGACTTGCCAATCTTCCCGATACAACCTGGTATACAGAACGTTTATTGAAAGTTTTAAAAGATAAAAATGTCAGACTGGCTTATGTCAACGTATGGAGAGGGGAGTATGTACCTTATCCGGGACATCCGGCCTGCAAAGACTTTATTAAATTCCGCAACGATCCTGTGATTTTGTTTGAATCGGATTTGCCGGATATGTACCTCATGAACAAAAAATTAAATATTAAAAAGAACTAA
- a CDS encoding glycosidase, with amino-acid sequence MTIKFESRLKELITDYEELVTRENEIEEPDNGIFDRYKYPVLTGAHTPLFWRYDLNPQTNPFLMERFGINAAFNAGAIKLEGKYLLIARVEGVDRKSFFAVAESPNGVDNFKFWDYPVSMPETEEPDTNVYDM; translated from the coding sequence ATGACAATCAAATTTGAGTCAAGGTTAAAAGAACTTATTACGGATTATGAAGAGTTGGTTACCAGGGAGAATGAAATTGAGGAACCAGACAATGGAATTTTTGACAGATATAAATATCCTGTGCTCACCGGGGCACATACCCCATTATTCTGGCGCTATGACCTGAATCCGCAGACCAATCCCTTTCTGATGGAGCGGTTTGGGATCAATGCAGCGTTTAATGCGGGAGCGATAAAACTGGAGGGGAAATACTTGCTGATAGCCAGGGTGGAAGGTGTAGACCGCAAATCTTTTTTTGCGGTGGCCGAAAGCCCCAATGGAGTGGATAACTTCAAGTTTTGGGATTATCCGGTTAGTATGCCGGAGACGGAGGAGCCGGATACGAATGTGTATGACATGC